A stretch of the Ctenopharyngodon idella isolate HZGC_01 chromosome 14, HZGC01, whole genome shotgun sequence genome encodes the following:
- the nitr14b gene encoding LOW QUALITY PROTEIN: novel immune-type receptor 14b (The sequence of the model RefSeq protein was modified relative to this genomic sequence to represent the inferred CDS: deleted 1 base in 1 codon), with protein sequence MIPWAFITVLCIIFFSGTAQHHRIHQPNKVIAVALGDTVTLQCYAHGDSIFWYKQIVGQQPQVISAFLKLSEPIFYNEFKNDRFWGKRLGSNSNLTISSITQSDEAVYYCGLRSLYIEFGSGTHLITKGRQNLASNISTSDHLNDYMECQQKCYENSTKQVKNGKQMALFSFFCDINFIIPISYVLIINLERLTAYISEEKLYPAVLGLACALGLCGVLVFALMGFIFRRSMCEQCLMQGSGQDNQVRGQSNAQDENVSYAALRFSRKKNKSGGKRGQCQQTMIVYTSDSLNVQ encoded by the exons ATGATTCCTTGGGCATTTATTACTGTTCTTTGTATAATAT TTTTCTCAGGCACTGCACAACATCATCGTATTCATCAGCCAAATAAAGTCATAGCTGTGGCACTTGGCGACACTGTGACTCTGCAGTGTTATGCCCATGGAGATAGCATATTTTGGTATAAGCAAATAGTTGGACAACAACCTCAAGTCatatcagcatttttgaaattGTCAGAACCCATATTTTACAACGAATTCAAAAATGATCGATTCTGGGGCAAGAGATTGGGCAGCAACTCTAATCTGACAATTTCAAGCATCACTCAGTCAGATGAAGCAGTGTACTATTGTGGATTAAGATCATTGTATATTGAGTTTGGAAGTGGAACACATCTGATAACTAAAG GTCGACAAAATTTAGCATCAAATATTTCAACGTCTGATCATCTGAATGACTACATGGAGTGTCAACAAAAATGCTATGAAAACAGTACAAAACAAGTCAAGAATGGTAAACAAATGGCATTGTTTTCATTCTTTTGTGACATAAATTT TATTATACCAATCTcttatgtattaataataaacctAGAAAGATTAACTGCATACATTTCAGAAGAAAAGCTCTATCCAGCAGTGCTTGGGTTGGCATGTGCTTTAGGACTTTGTGGAGTTCTAGTCTTTGCTCTCATGGGTTTCATATTTAGGAGAAGTATGTGTGAACAGTGTCTGA TGCAAGGCTCTGGACAGGACAACCAAGTTAGAGGGCAGTCAAATGCTCAG GATGAGAATGTGTCATATGCAGCCTTGCGATTCAGtcggaaaaaaaataaatctggaGGAAAGAGAGGACAATGTCAGCAGACTATGATAGTGTACACATCTGATTCTTTAAATGTTCAGTAG
- the chrnb3b gene encoding neuronal acetylcholine receptor subunit beta-3b isoform X1, translating to MTLAVIGLFTLFTSIIGTTPAGREFVSLAEREDALLRDLFQGYQRWVRPVLHANHTVKVRFGLKISQLVDVDEKNQLMTTNVWLWEEWLDYKLRWNPENYGGITSIRVPSESIWLPDIVLYENADGRFEGSIMTKAIVRYNGMITWTPPASYKSACTMDVTFFPFDRQNCSMKFGSWTYDGNMVELVLVNQQVDRSDFFDNGEWEILSATGVKGSRRDGRFFYPYITYSFILKRLPLFYTLFLIFPCLGLSFLTVLVFYLPSDEGEKVSLSTSVLVSLTVFLLVIEEIIPSSSKVIPLIGEYLLFIMIFVTLSIIVTVFVINVHHRSSATYHPMSPWVRTLFLQRLPHLLCMRGNNDRYHYPELEPHSPDLKPRNKKGPEGEGQALINLLEQATNSVRYISSHIKKEHFIREVVQDWKFVAQVLDRIFLWAFLTVSVLGTILIFTPAVTMFLSTPPPPSP from the exons ATGACGTTGGCAGTCATTGGTCTTTTCACCCTGTTTACCAGCATCATCGGCACCACGCCTG cagGTCGAGAGTTTGTATCTCTGGCAGAACGAGAAGATGCGCTGCTCAGGGATTTGTTTCAGGGGTACCAGCGCTGGGTCAGGCCTGTTCTGCATGCAAACCACACTGTGAAGGTTCGCTTTGGCTTGAAGATATCTCAGCTAGTAGATGTG GATGAGaaaaaccagctcatgaccactAATGTATGGCTATGGGAG GAATGGCTGGATTATAAACTGCGTTGGAACCCTGAGAATTATGGTGGCATCACCTCTATCAGAGTCCCATCAGAAAGCATCTGGCTCCCAGACATTGTTTTATACGAGAA TGCTGATGGACGTTTTGAAGGCTCGATTATGACCAAAGCCATTGTGAGGTACAACGGCATGATCACTTGGACCCCCCCTGCCAGCTACAAGTCAGCTTGCACCATGGATGTGACGTTCTTCCCGTTCGATCGCCAGAACTGCTCTATGAAGTTTGGCTCTTGGACATACGATGGAAACATGGTTGAACTAGTGCTCGTCAACCAGCAGGTGGACCGAAGCGACTTCTTTGATAATGGCGAATGGGAGATTCTCAGTGCAACTGGGGTCAAAGGAAGCCGACGAGACGGCCGCTTCTTTTACCCGTACATCACATATTCGTTCATCCTGAAACGTCTTCCTCTCTTCTACACACTCTTCCTTATTTTTCCATGCTTGGGATTGTCCTTCCTAACCGTGCTGGTCTTCTACCTTCCCTCCGATGAAGGGGAAAAAGTCTCTCTCTCCACCTCCGTCCTGGTGTCTCTCACCGTTTTTCTCCTCGTTATCGAGGAGATCATCCCTTCTTCCTCTAAGGTTATCCCACTGATTGGGGAGTACCTACTTTTTATCATGATCTTTGTCACTCTGTCCATCATCGTGACGGTGTTTGTCATCAATGTACACCACCGCTCTTCTGCTACTTACCACCCCATGTCTCCATGGGTGCGTACGTTGTTCCTCCAGCGACTGCCACATTTGCTCTGCATGAGGGGGAACAACGACCGCTACCACTACCCAGAGCTGGAGCCCCACAGCCCTGACCTGAAGCCCAGGAACAAGAAAGGCCCCGAAGGTGAAGGTCAAGCTCTGATTAATTTGCTGGAGCAAGCCACCAACTCGGTTCGCTACATCTCAAGTCACATTAAGAAGGAGCATTTTATTAGAGAG GTAGTACAGGACTGGAAGTTTGTGGCTCAGGTGCTGGACAGGATCTTTCTGTGGGCATTCCTCACTGTATCTGTGCTTGGCACCATCCTCATCTTTACACCTGCAGTGACGATGTTCCTGAGCACACCCCCACCTCCTTCTCCATAA
- the chrnb3b gene encoding neuronal acetylcholine receptor subunit beta-3b isoform X2: protein MTLAVIGLFTLFTSIIGTTPGREFVSLAEREDALLRDLFQGYQRWVRPVLHANHTVKVRFGLKISQLVDVDEKNQLMTTNVWLWEEWLDYKLRWNPENYGGITSIRVPSESIWLPDIVLYENADGRFEGSIMTKAIVRYNGMITWTPPASYKSACTMDVTFFPFDRQNCSMKFGSWTYDGNMVELVLVNQQVDRSDFFDNGEWEILSATGVKGSRRDGRFFYPYITYSFILKRLPLFYTLFLIFPCLGLSFLTVLVFYLPSDEGEKVSLSTSVLVSLTVFLLVIEEIIPSSSKVIPLIGEYLLFIMIFVTLSIIVTVFVINVHHRSSATYHPMSPWVRTLFLQRLPHLLCMRGNNDRYHYPELEPHSPDLKPRNKKGPEGEGQALINLLEQATNSVRYISSHIKKEHFIREVVQDWKFVAQVLDRIFLWAFLTVSVLGTILIFTPAVTMFLSTPPPPSP, encoded by the exons ATGACGTTGGCAGTCATTGGTCTTTTCACCCTGTTTACCAGCATCATCGGCACCACGCCTG GTCGAGAGTTTGTATCTCTGGCAGAACGAGAAGATGCGCTGCTCAGGGATTTGTTTCAGGGGTACCAGCGCTGGGTCAGGCCTGTTCTGCATGCAAACCACACTGTGAAGGTTCGCTTTGGCTTGAAGATATCTCAGCTAGTAGATGTG GATGAGaaaaaccagctcatgaccactAATGTATGGCTATGGGAG GAATGGCTGGATTATAAACTGCGTTGGAACCCTGAGAATTATGGTGGCATCACCTCTATCAGAGTCCCATCAGAAAGCATCTGGCTCCCAGACATTGTTTTATACGAGAA TGCTGATGGACGTTTTGAAGGCTCGATTATGACCAAAGCCATTGTGAGGTACAACGGCATGATCACTTGGACCCCCCCTGCCAGCTACAAGTCAGCTTGCACCATGGATGTGACGTTCTTCCCGTTCGATCGCCAGAACTGCTCTATGAAGTTTGGCTCTTGGACATACGATGGAAACATGGTTGAACTAGTGCTCGTCAACCAGCAGGTGGACCGAAGCGACTTCTTTGATAATGGCGAATGGGAGATTCTCAGTGCAACTGGGGTCAAAGGAAGCCGACGAGACGGCCGCTTCTTTTACCCGTACATCACATATTCGTTCATCCTGAAACGTCTTCCTCTCTTCTACACACTCTTCCTTATTTTTCCATGCTTGGGATTGTCCTTCCTAACCGTGCTGGTCTTCTACCTTCCCTCCGATGAAGGGGAAAAAGTCTCTCTCTCCACCTCCGTCCTGGTGTCTCTCACCGTTTTTCTCCTCGTTATCGAGGAGATCATCCCTTCTTCCTCTAAGGTTATCCCACTGATTGGGGAGTACCTACTTTTTATCATGATCTTTGTCACTCTGTCCATCATCGTGACGGTGTTTGTCATCAATGTACACCACCGCTCTTCTGCTACTTACCACCCCATGTCTCCATGGGTGCGTACGTTGTTCCTCCAGCGACTGCCACATTTGCTCTGCATGAGGGGGAACAACGACCGCTACCACTACCCAGAGCTGGAGCCCCACAGCCCTGACCTGAAGCCCAGGAACAAGAAAGGCCCCGAAGGTGAAGGTCAAGCTCTGATTAATTTGCTGGAGCAAGCCACCAACTCGGTTCGCTACATCTCAAGTCACATTAAGAAGGAGCATTTTATTAGAGAG GTAGTACAGGACTGGAAGTTTGTGGCTCAGGTGCTGGACAGGATCTTTCTGTGGGCATTCCTCACTGTATCTGTGCTTGGCACCATCCTCATCTTTACACCTGCAGTGACGATGTTCCTGAGCACACCCCCACCTCCTTCTCCATAA
- the itga6l gene encoding integrin alpha-6: MLFSQWGLLVTVWMLRPSQFSAFNLDTQNVIKKRGEADTLFGFSMEMHHQLKPSEERILLIGAPRAKALPIQNANISGGLYKCKFTTQSDECERIPVDIEARPKYRVGEDYRENQWLGVRVRSQGRGGKVVTCAHRYQDWSFTNQRLLGRCFVLEQDLKLVTDEVSTRSFCWSRETDKHNFGYCQQGLSVAFSKDSKYLVYGAPGAYDWKGTVHMEPVDDFSLETYETGDDNQLQPKLIPVDISSFLGFALDTGMNLMKKGELNVVAGAPRSFHSGEVLLLRPEEKAGSRNLKAEYILQGPGLASSFGYDLAVLDLNADGWDDIVVGAPEFCEKNMDEDVGGAVYVYINQAKGQHWNQIKPVCLYGKRDSMFGLAVAHIGDINQDGYQDFAVSAPNEDTGRGRVYIYHGSAAGFHQKPAVLDARDHGIKLFGYSLAGNMDMDGNGYPDLAVGSLSDTVLVYRTKPVINIEKTLILTPNNIDFKAQDCKTNPCIITARSCFSYTAQPPTYNPKLRIEYKLKADTVRRERGLPSRVVFVNSEAAQGDRELPGQGEQQCVQTMLRLLGDIQDKLTSISISLSVSLSSDNPKQTDRNLPDLEPVLNALQENTTKAEVTFMNAGCGSDNICQSNLQLQYSFCTKDPQQEKCDPLAMENGVAVISPGDENVALEVTVTNRGGEDAHQSQLSVTFPEFLHLSSVMPKKNSETQVQCSANEHKTQADCQLGNPFKRDSEVSFFLILNTERLSLRVTGANVTMSLKTISIQDIPIVVAEAKIIFELHLNIAGLAKPSQLFFGGEVRNEKMKSEDDIGSLVQYEFRIINIGRPLKSFGSAVLNIQWPNATNEGKRLLYLVQISDRGKNIIHCTPSEAINPLRFIKASSRGRRELEHEQEHEQGLTALASTTDFFPFLGNKRKYKTLTCADLKCVEIKCPLEAVDSTSGVVLHARLWNNTFLEEYNSLNYLDIVLDASLTLNGTQENIGIQPSNTKVKLTVFRERKPALLSRVPWWVILLSILTALLLLALLFYLLWKFECFNCGMCAKEKNFY, translated from the exons ATGCTCTTCAGTCAGTGGGGTCTCCTTGTGACCGTGTGGATGCTTCGGCCATCGCAGTTTTCTGCTTTTAACCTGGACACACAGAACGTGATAAAGAAGCGTGGAGAAGCAGACACTTTGTTTGGGTTTTCTATGGAAATGCACCATCAGCTCAAACCTTCAGAGGAGCGCAT ATTGCTGATTGGAGCACCTCGTGCTAAAGCATTGCCCATCCAAAATGCCAATATATCTGGAGGTCTGtacaaatgcaaattcacaaCACAATCTGATGAATGTGAACGCATTCCTGTCGACATAGAAG CTCGTCCTAAGTATAGGGTAGGAGAAGACTACAGAGAAAACCAATGGCTTGGTGTTCGTGTCCGAAGTCAGGGACGAGGAGGCAAAGTAGTG ACTTGTGCCCACAGGTACCAGGATTGGAGTTTTACCAACCAGCGGTTATTGGGCAGATGTTTTGTCCTGGAACAGGACCTTAAATTGGTGACGGATGAAGTGAGCACAAGATCATTTTGTTGGAGTCGGGAAACAGATAAGCACAACTTTGGATACTGTCAACAGGGTCTCTCTGTAGCATTTTCCAAAGACAGCAAATATCTTGTTTATGGAGCTCCAGGAGCCTATGATTGGAAAG GCACTGTGCACATGGAGCCTGTAGATGATTTCTCTCTGGAGACCTATGAAACAGGAGATGATAATCAGCTTCAACCTAAGCTTATTCCTGTGGACATCAGCAGCTTTTTAG GCTTTGCTTTAGATACTGGGATGAACCTTATGAAGAAAGGAGAGCTGAATGTTGTGGCGGGAGCTCCGCGCTCATTCCACAGTGGGGAGGTTTTGTTGTTAAGACCAGAAGAAAAGGCAGGGTCAAGGAACTTGAAAGCTGAATACATTCTTCAAGGTCCAGGTTTGGCCTCCTCCTTTGGCTATGACCTTGCTGTTCTTGACTTAAATGCAGATGG GTGGGATGACATTGTTGTGGGTGCACCTGAGTTCTGTGAGAAAAACATGGATGAAGATGTAGGAGGGGCTGTGTACGTTTACATCAACCAAGCTAAAGGACAACACTGGAACCAAATCAAACCAGTGTGTCTGTACGGGAAAAGGGACTCCATGTTTGGACTAGCAGTGGCGCACATTGGGGATATCAATCAAGATGGATACCAAG ATTTTGCAGTGAGCGCTCCCAATGAAGATACAGGGAGAGGTCGAGTGTACATATATCATGGTTCAGCTGCAGGCTTTCATCAAAAACCAGCG GTTTTAGATGCTAGAGATCATGGTATCAAACTGTTTGGCTATTCCTTGGCTGGAAACATGGATATGGACGGTAACGGCTATCCAGACCTTGCTGTGGGTTCACTTTCAGATACTGTGCTGGTTTACAG GACTAAACCAGTGATAAATATAGAAAAGACCTTGATATTAACGCCAAATAATATTGACTTCAAGGCACAGGACTGCAAGACAAATCCATG CATTATTACAGCTAGGTCCTGTTTCAGTTACACTGCCCAGCCACCTACATACAATCCCAAACTGA GGATCGAGTACAAGCTGAAGGCTGATACAGTGCGCAGAGAGAGGGGTCTTCCTTCGCGAGTGGTCTTCGTGAATTCTGAGGCTGCGCAGGGAGACCGGGAACTGCCTGGCCAGGGCGAACAACAGTGTGTCCAGACCATGCTCAGGCTGCTG GGAGATATCCAGGACAAGCTGACCAGCATTTCCATCAGCCTATCTGTTTCTTTGTCATCTGACAATCCAAAACAGACCGACAGGAACCTCCCTGACTTAGAGCCAGTTCTGAACGCTCTACAGGAAAACACAACCAAAGCAGAG GTCACCTTTATGAATGCTGGCTGTGGAAGTGACAACATCTGCCAGAGTAACCTGCAGCTCCAGTATAGCTTCTGCACCAAAGACCCACAACAAGAAAAATGTGACCCTCTTGCCAT GGAAAATGGTGTTGCTGTCATTTCTCCTGGTGATGAGAATGTTGCCCTGGAGGTCACTGTAACCAACAGAGGTGGAGAAGATGCACACCAGAGTCAACTGTCTGTGACGTTTCCAGAATTTCTGCACCTATCATCAGTCATGCCAAAGAAAAATAGT GAAACCCAGGTGCAATGTAGCGCCAATGAACATAAAACACAGGCTGACTGCCAACTTGGAAATCCTTTTAAAAGAGACTCTGAG GTTTCATTCTTCCTGATACTAAACACGGAAAGGCTTTCCTTGAGAGTGACAGGTGCTAATGTGACTATGTCCCTTAAAAC GATCAGCATTCAAGATATTCCAATAGTTGTTGCAGAAGCTAAAATTATCTTTGAACTGCATCTGAACATCGCTGG TCTTGCTAAACCTTCCCAGTTGTTCTTTGGAGGAGAAGTGagaaatgagaaaatgaaatcagAAGATGATATTGGCTCTTTGGTCCAGTATGAGTTCAGG ATTATTAACATTGGTCGGCCTCTGAAGTCCTTCGGTTCTGCAGTGCTGAACATTCAGTGGCCAAATGCAACCAATGAGGGAAAAAGGCTCTTGTACCTTGTGCAAATCAGTGATCGTGGAAAGAACATTATTCACTGCACACCATCAGAAGCTATAAACCCACTCAGATTTATCAAG GCATCATCCAGAGGAAGGCGTGAACTAGAGCATGAACAAGAGCATGAACAAGGGCTGACGGCTCTTGCCTCCACTActgatttttttccatttttgggcAACAAAAGAAAGTATAAAACTCTG ACTTGTGCAGACTTAAAATGTGTGGAGATAAAGTGCCCTCTTGAGGCAGTGGACAGCACTTCAGGCGTTGTTCTTCATGCTCGCTTATGGAACAATACTTTTCTCGAG GAGTATAACTCATTGAACTACTTGGATATTGTACTGGATGCATCTCTGACACTTAATGGGACTCAGGAGAATATTGGGATTCAGCCATCCAATACCAAG GTGAAGCTAACTGTTTTTCGTGAAAGGAAGCCTGCTTTGCTCAGTCGAGTCCCATGGTGGGTCATTCTGCTCAGCATACTGACAGCACTGCTGTTACTAGCTTTGCTTTTCTACCTGTTATGGAAG TTTGAATGCTTCAATTGTGGAATGTGTGCCAAAGAAAAGAATTTCTATTAA